One segment of Choloepus didactylus isolate mChoDid1 chromosome 15, mChoDid1.pri, whole genome shotgun sequence DNA contains the following:
- the LOC119510871 gene encoding WASH complex subunit 2-like isoform X10: MLYFSKDKVKSTADIFDDEEGELFKEKTVALPEATIKQTEENKARAEKKVTLPSSKNLKPSSETNTQKGLFSDEEDSEQDLFTYQNASKSKSAPSLPGKLPTPVSLFDDDEEDNLFGATAVKKQTSSLLIQNQEKTKLSEPAKKKTSALLFSSDEEDQWNITDSQKNSAPDNRSKVGLRDSGTSQVQEAKAVKKTSLFEEEDEDDLFAIAKDSQKKTQRVSLLFEDDADSGGSLFGSPPASVPPATTATPILFSDGEKEAPSEAKPASKGVESTFGPPEFGRTSVAEGSEKEGPLTRSAQETVQHSGLFSSPSPLDKGAKDRTKTVLSLFDEEDDKTEAQNSIHSLQKEAGKNSDPAARPKSTGVFQDEELLFSHKLQKDNDPDVDLFSGTRRTRLLQPSAGSLFGDEEDDDLFSSAKSQPLIPEKKKVVKKDHSVSSFKNQKQHESTQDFKEKDTWKLETPQDSSGLAPFKTKEPSARIGKIQANLAINPAALLPSATPHISGAKPVLFESAFPPREPERTHSLEHASILPGRGEAGVSFDLPAQADTLPSANKSRAKVRGKRRPQTRAARRLAAQESSEAEDVSVPRGPTAQSGDIALSLGGHHTQPGVCGEDGPEKAVAAAVPASEGSSVLEVDRSPFAKSLGQPLEDNLFDAGDIFSKGSGSQYKTKAKEKTMEALPNKPGGNKGKSSIFSALDETGSDDDLFQTVKPKPAKKMNPFPLLEDEDDLFTDHRGKKSESKSNSQQDAISKTQDIFEDDIFATEAIKPSQKTKEKERTLEPNLFDNIDIFADLTVKPKDKSKKKVEAKSIFDDDMDDIFSSGTQAKTTKPKSRSAQAAPEESSEHKVSSIFEDPLNAFGGQ; this comes from the exons ATGTTGTATTTTTCTAAAGACAAAGTCAAATCCACTGCTGATATCTTTGATGATGAGGAAGGAGAgctgtttaaagaaaaaaccGTAGCTTTGCCAGAAGCTACTATAAAACagacagaggaaaataaagcaagagCAGAGAAAAAG GTTACCCTTCCTTCCAGCAAAAATCTGAAGCCCTCGTCAGAAACAAATACTCAGAAAGGGTTATTTTCAGATGAGGAGGACTCTGAG CAGGATTTATTTACTTATCAAAATGCAAGTAAGTCAAAAAGTGCACCTTCCCTGCCTGGCAAACTCCCTACGCCAGTCTCACTGTTCGATGATGATGAAGAG GACAATCTGTTTGGGGCTACAGCTGTTAAAAAGCAGACATCATCTCTATTAATTCAGaatcaagagaaaacaaaactctCTGAGCCTGCCAAAAAGAAAACATCTGCCTTATTGTTCAGCAGTGATGAGGAA gACCAGTGGAATATTACTGATTCACAGAAAAACTCGGCACCTGACAACAGGTCTAAAGTGGGGCTTAGAGACTCAGGGACCAGCCAGGTACAAGAGGCCAAGGCGGTGAAAAAGACCAGCCTGTTTGAGGAGGAGGATGAAGACGATCTGTTTGCTATTGCTAAGGACAG CCAAAAGAAGACCCAGAGAGTGTCGTTGCTTTTTGAAGACGATGCTGACAGTGGAGGCTCTCTGTTTGGCTCTCCTCCTGCATCCGTTCCGCCAGCAACAACG GCAACACCTATACTGTTCAGTGATGGGGAGAAGGAGGCACCGTCTGAAGCAAAGCCTGCGAGTAAGGGAGTTGAAAGTACTTTTGGACCACCAGAATTTGGGAGAACCAGTGTGGCCGAGGGATCAGAAAAG gaAGGGCCCTTGACTAGATCTGCCCAGGAAACAGTCCAGCATTCTGGTTTGTTTTCTTCACCATCCCCATTGGATAAAGGAGCCAAGGATagaaccaaaacagttcttagCTTGTTTGATGAGGAAGATGATAAAACCGAAGCTCAAAACAGCATCCATAGTCTACAGAAAGAAGCAGGAAAG AACTCTGATCCTGCTGCCCGCCCAAAGAGCACAGGTGTCTTTCAGGATGAGGAGCTCCTTTTCAGCCACAAACTCCAGAAGGACAATGATCCAGACGTTGACCTCTTCTCTGGCACCAGAAGAACCAGG TTGCTACAGCCGAGTGCTGGGAGTCTATTTGGGGATGAGGAAGATGACGATCTGTTCAGCTCGGCCAAGTCTCAGCCTCTG atacCAGAAAAGAAGAAGGTGGTGAAAAAAGACcactctgtttcttctttcaagaACCAGAAACAACATGAATCTACTCaagatttcaaagaaaaagaCACATGGAAACTGGAAACACCTCAG GACTCATCAGGTCTCGCTCCATTTAAAACCAAAGAGCCATCCGCTCGGATCGGGAAAATACAA gcAAATTTAGCGATTAACCCAGCAGCCTTGCTGCCTTCAGCGACTCCCCACATCTCTGGAGCGAAGCCTGTTTTGTTTGAGTCGGCTTTTCCTCCACGGGAACCTGAAAGGACCCACAGTCTGGAGCACGCATCCATCCTTCCTGGGCGTGGTGAGGCCGGAGTGAGTTTTGATCTTCCAGCTCAGGCAGACACCTTACCCAGTGCAAACAAG AGCCGAGCCAAAGTGAGAGGGAAACGCAGACCCCAGACCCGAGCGGCTCGGCGGCTGGCTGCCCAGGAGTCCAGTGAAGCAGAGGACGTGAGTGTCCCCAGAGGACCCACTGCACAGTCAGGAGACATCGCCCTTTCACTGGGTGGCCATCACACCCAGCCTGGGGTCTGCGGAGAAGACGGCCCTGAGAAGGCTGTGGCAGCTGCTGTTCCAGCTTCGGAAGGTAGCTCTGTGCTTGAAGTGGACAGAAGCCCTTTTGCAAAATCCCTGGGTCAGCCTCTTGAGGACAACCTTTTCGATGCTGGGGATATCTTTTCCAAAGGTTCTGGATCTCAGTACAAAACAAAAGCCAAGGAGAAGACCATGGAGGCTCTGCCGAACAAGCCAGggggaaataaaggaaagagcTCCATTTTTTCAGCTCTAGATGAGACAGGCAGTGATGATGATCTGTTTCAGACTGTTAAACCAAAACCAGCAAAGAAAATGAATCCCTTTCCTCTCCTGGAAGATGAAGACGATCTCTTTACAGATCACAGAGGCAAGAAGAGTGAGTCAAAATCCAACAGTCAGCAGGATGCAATATCAAAAACACAGGATATTTTTGAG GATGATATATTTGCTACAGAAGCAATTAAACCatcacaaaaaacaaaagagaaggaaagaacattGGAACCCAATTTATTtgataatattgatatttttgcTGACCTAACTGTAAAACCAAAAGACAAGTCTAAAAAGAAAGTGGAAGCTAAGTCGATATTTGATGATGACATGG ATGATATCTTCTCCTCTGGTACTCAGGCTAAGACAACCAAACCAAAAAGCCGATCTGCACAGGCAGCACCTGAAGAAAGCTCTGAACACAAGGTGTCCAGCATATTTGAAGACCCCTTGAATGCCTTTGGAGGCCAGTAG